Part of the Eleginops maclovinus isolate JMC-PN-2008 ecotype Puerto Natales chromosome 3, JC_Emac_rtc_rv5, whole genome shotgun sequence genome is shown below.
aataaatatctgacTTGCACTCATTTCAGCAAAGATCCCTGAAGACAATTTCAGTTGACATTGTTATAAAAGCTGGACATGCTTCAGACACCATCCAAAACACAGCTGCAGAAGAAAAGCATATTCAAGGCCTTTCAAACTGTAAGACTTTGAAGTGTTCAGCTGAATGTTACAGAGGTTCATGTTTTGACAAGAGATTGCTTTATATTCCAAGGATCAAATATAGCAAAGACACATGAGTTTGATGCAAAACAAAGTGCTTTGATCATGTTAAAGGAGATAAAGAACACAaggaatacaaatgtattttcttgagATGAAGGTGACTTCAATACATCAAAAGCCTCCTCTACCACAAACGTGTTggattatttaaatagtttacGTCAGTGCCTTGCCAATGAATGCTATTACTGAAGGATCTCTTTATGTAATGAATAGATGaatctaaatataaaacacaggtAATTACACGGTGTGCACACAAGGACCTTATTTTACAATGGCAGTACTGAAGCTGTCACCACTGAACAGGTTAGACTGCCTGTTAAGTTATTCAGACGAATCTAAAAGCGAAAACAGTTCCTGGTTGGCATCCTGTTTGGTAATGTGGGCCGGTCATGTGGCACAAAGTTTCCTACTCCCAAGTGAAAACACTGCTCTTTATCAGCCCTAATCTGACAAGCTAAGCATAACCTTTTTCCATATGTGAACTGCAACTCTGCATGTTTATCTTTGgacaatgaaagaaaatgagacaATTAATATGATCAAACATGATTTAGTAGGAATATATAATGTTTAGATGCGTTTCAAATAGGGACCATATAGCAATAAATATACATAGAAAACAAGCATGATTTTGTCAAGGTTCGAGTTAAATGTTATCTTAAGACATCCAACACCAAAATCCACTGTCTGCAAAACACAGTGAAGAGTGTTCATCCATTTTAAGATAATCCCTAGGAGTGGTGAGCACAGTCACCCAGCCATGATGGTGCTAACCTGCAGTTTATTTgcataaggtgtgtgtgtgcagtgaaccTACACAGCTGCTGTTAAACTCTTTCTTTACGAGAGAGATTAGAATTAAAGAGGTGATGCTTTAGAATGAGTTTAACATTCATGGCGTTACCCATATTTGCCAGTAATTAGATTAAAAGATTATTACAATATAaagtcagttagcttagcattaagaatGGAAGCAAGAGAAAAAGCTAGCCTGTGGTTGATATATTTTCCTCTCAGGAAAGAAATTGTCTGGCATCTAATCCTCCATGAAATCAAACaaactcttttgttttgtatggATTATACAAAAAAGAGTCAACATGAGCTTCAGAGGTTCTGGTGGAGTTTGTTACCTTAAGACTGAGGCTATCTGTTCCCCTTgcttcagtctttatgctaaactaaactaagctgctgctgctgctgctgctaggtgTCATATTTACATTACAGACAAGATAGTTGCATCAAATGCAAGAAAGTGGACACGTTAAATTTCACCCTTTATGTCCAACAACTTCTccaaagaaacacaatattcaAAGCAACAAATGCATCatttcaatgaaataaaaaggaagcagGTAATAATATCATCTGTGAGAAATCTTTACAAAGACGAGGTGTAGCTAACAAGGCATTTTCTTTACTTGTGTTTCTACATTTTACCATTATCCTATAATGGTCAAAACTTAGTCCAACTAAATACAAATGTCCTTATAAGTTTGATTTTCAAAGTTAGGAGGAACAACAATTATTCAATTTTTGGTTTATTAACTATATGCGAGTGGTTATAGAAAGGCTCCAGGATTTGATCGAGGATCTTTGATATTTCTGAATCTGTGAGCGAGCCAAACACCAAGGATCtgaaagaaaagataaatgagTGTTAGTGGCAAGTTTTTGGCATATTACGATAAACCCAGCAAAATGTATCTAAATTGCTACATCAGCACCCACTTCACACCAAATGATTTGTTGCTAGGACATTTACTGACCTCTGTAAAGCTGAAGAAGAGTCCGATACCACCAACAAACCTTAGTACCTCTCCGGCATACTGCTGTATGGTACTGGAGCACGTTTCACAAGTCTCAGGGTTGATAGCAAAGCATGTCTGGTATAAGTTACAGACAATTCATTAATGATCATAAAGTTCAAGATCCTATTGTTATGGAAAATAGGGAAAATGTATTCCAGTTGGATTTACTTACAGCAGCACATGAGCCATTGatgggaggaaaggagaagcCACAACAGCCGAGTGATTTCTCTACGTCCTTTTGAGTCGTCTCGGATTTGTTCCATCCAGCTTCCAGCAGACGGTTCTGTAAATCAAAAGCACACAGTCTGGttgtctctttatttatttaattaaaagcataAGAAAATATCAAAAGGGTTGATATGAACGACCCTGGATtcataatttaaatacatttcactcAACATGTGTGCCAGTATTAGTGTTTCTGAGGGAGGCTACATTAATAGGCCAACATAACTTTATTATAGAAATGTATGTAGACAAAATGAACATACCTGTTGGTCTTTATTCAGGGCCAGACAAGCACAGGACACAGAAAACTGCCCGACAAACACTATGAACAGGACCATCATGTACTGAAGCAAGTTTAGGAAGATTTTTATAGGAACATGAAAACAGCCTTAACACAAGCTTAACAGAagagcaaaacatattttagggTTATTTACATTCATTCTCCTTTGGCGCACAACTATTTGAGGTCTGATGTGACTTCTTGtgctcaaacaaacaaacaaaacaaaggataCGAAGA
Proteins encoded:
- the LOC134861745 gene encoding tetraspanin-13-like; its protein translation is MVCGGYICTKNALCALNILYILVSLLLVGVAGWGKWFDLVSSIRVVAGVIGVGVFLFLVAFVGLCGALKHHQVLLFFYMMVLFIVFVGQFSVSCACLALNKDQQNRLLEAGWNKSETTQKDVEKSLGCCGFSFPPINGSCAATCFAINPETCETCSSTIQQYAGEVLRFVGGIGLFFSFTEILGVWLAHRFRNIKDPRSNPGAFL